One Glycine max cultivar Williams 82 chromosome 3, Glycine_max_v4.0, whole genome shotgun sequence DNA window includes the following coding sequences:
- the LOC100500645 gene encoding golgi snare 12-like protein, which produces MRDTNLELQESGWEELRKEARKIEGDLDVKLSSYAKLGARFTQGGSGYVDSGSPPIGSSRSWKSMEMEIQSLLEKLLDINDSMSRCAASAGPATSVTQKLARHRDILHEFTQEFRRIKGNINSMREHAELLSSVRDDITDFKTSGSMSPRMQLLRERASIHGNISHIDDVISQAQATRAVLGSQRTLFTDVQGKVKVLGDKFPMIRSLLGSIRRRRSRDTLILSAVIAACTLFLIIYWLSK; this is translated from the exons ATGAGGGATACGAATCTGGAGTTGCAGGAATCGGGTTGGGAGGAGCTGCGCAAGGAAGCGCGCAAGATCGAGGGTGATCTCGACGTCAAGCTCTCCTCCTACGCCAAACTCGGCGCTCGTTTCACCCAAGGAGGTTCAG GTTATGTAGATAGTGGTTCACCACCTATTGGGTCCAGTAGGTCTTGGAAGTCCATGGAAATGGAAATCCAGTCTTTACTCGAGAAACTGTTGGACATAAATGATTCAATGAGTAGATGTGCTGCATCTGCTGGGCCAGCTACTTCTGTAACTCAGAAGTTGGCTAGGCACAGAGACATTCTTCATGAGTTTACCCAG GAATTTAGACGTATCAAGGGGAACATAAACTCAATGAGGGAACATGCAGAGCTTTTGAGTTCTGTCAGGGATGATATTACTGACTTTAAG ACATCAGGAAGTATGTCACCAAGGATGCAGTTACTACGTGAGAGAGCTTCCATCCATGGAAATATATCTCAT ATAGATGACGTGATTAGTCAAGCTCAAGCAACAAGGGCTGTGTTGGGTTCTCAGAGAACATTGTTTACTGATGTTCAAGGAAAAGTGAAGGTTCTTGGTGACAAGTTCCCCATGATTCGTAGCCTGCTTG GTTCGATAAGAAGGCGGCGCTCGAGGGATACTCTTATTCTGTCAGCAGTAATTGCTGCTTGTACGTTGTTTCTCATCATTTATTGGCTCTCAAAGTAA
- the LOC100794423 gene encoding protein YABBY 5, translating into MSSSSTSFSPDQQHLSPSDQLCYVHCNFCDTVLAVSVPCTSLFKNVTVRCGHCTNLLSVNMRGLLLPSANQLHLGHTFFTPQNLMEEIRNAPSTNIMMNQLPNPNDLVMSTMRGGPEETPKPPSANRPPEKRQRVPSAYNRFIKDEIQRIKAGNPDISHREAFSAAAKNWAHFPHIHFGLMPDNQPVKKANVRQEAEDVLMKDGFFAPANVGVSPY; encoded by the exons ATGTCCTCCTCATCCACTTCCTTTTCACCGGACCAACAACACCTCTCTCCCTCCGACCAGCTCTGCTATGTCCATTGCAACTTCTGTGACACTGTCCTCGCg GTGAGTGTTCCTTGCACCAGCTTGTTCAAGAATGTCACTGTGAGATGTGGTCATTGCACCAACCTTCTCTCAGTCAACATGCGTGGACTGCTTCTTCCCAGTGCCAATCAGCTTCACCTTGGCCACACTTTCTTCACTCCTCAAAATCTTATG GAGGAGATTCGTAATGCACCTTCAACAAACATAATGATGAATCAGCTGCCGAACCCTAATGATTTGGTCATGAGCACCATGAGAGGAGGGCCTGAAGAAACCCCTAAGCCTCCATCAGCTAATAGAC CTCCAGAGAAGAGACAGCGAGTTCCGTCTGCTTACAACCGCTTCATCAA GGATGAGATCCAACGTATCAAAGCTGGGAATCCTGATATAAGCCACAGAGAGGCCTTTAGTGCAGCTGCAAAGAAT tgGGCCCATTTTCCACACATTCATTTCGGACTCATGCCTGATAATCAACCCGTGAAGAAAGCTAATGTTCGTCAG GAAGCAGAGGACGTGCTTATGAAAGATGGGTTTTTCGCACCGGCTAATGTAGGCGTCTCTCCCTACTAG